The following proteins are co-located in the Desulfatitalea tepidiphila genome:
- the yidD gene encoding membrane protein insertion efficiency factor YidD, whose product MTPPHPSLPRITGWIVFLLAAACGLPPLLLADGIFDPPKRQTGSIPGNERPAAVTPIGLYQRIISRADGDRCPMYPSCSHYAKEAFAKEGLLIGWILTCDRLLRCGRDETRLAAKVTQNGTVSSYDPLYANTFWWDEP is encoded by the coding sequence ATGACACCCCCGCACCCATCGCTGCCGCGCATCACCGGATGGATCGTCTTTTTGCTGGCCGCCGCGTGCGGCCTGCCGCCCCTGCTTCTGGCCGATGGGATTTTTGACCCGCCCAAGCGGCAAACCGGTTCGATCCCTGGAAACGAACGGCCGGCTGCGGTCACACCCATCGGCCTTTACCAGAGGATTATCTCCAGAGCCGACGGAGACCGCTGCCCCATGTATCCCAGCTGCTCCCACTATGCGAAAGAGGCCTTTGCGAAGGAAGGTCTTTTGATCGGATGGATCCTGACCTGCGACCGGCTTTTGCGCTGCGGCCGGGACGAGACACGGTTGGCGGCCAAAGTGACCCAAAACGGCACGGTTTCCAGTTATGACCCACTATACGCCAACACCTTCTGGTGGGATGAGCCTTAA
- a CDS encoding PASTA domain-containing protein has translation MLKRLMTFSILVLLFIMAAGIGTYLTVNLLIRSENVVVVPDLEGKEVVYALEILSDLKLNTKVKASQYDPIVPKHHVIAQDPEPGTEIKQGRDVRLVISRGAQAVVLPNLTGMSVAQARILLAENDLGIGHLSHTSDAIRPKEEILAQSPPGGATRLRGSDIDLLISAGPPPTTITMADLQGLTLNQAIAVLESHHLLTGQIRYLRDPSKPDDMVVAHHPKSGYPVNTGTSVDLSVNQQSGYATGEQRDGVVLFRHRAPNGFLRQHVRIIVVRLLSTIEMFNGFVRPGRDVWLLIPYDQPMTILRYVDDELVETQRYQ, from the coding sequence GTGTTGAAACGATTGATGACCTTCTCGATTCTGGTCCTTTTGTTCATCATGGCGGCCGGCATCGGCACCTATCTGACCGTAAATTTGCTTATTCGCAGTGAAAATGTGGTCGTGGTCCCCGATCTGGAAGGCAAGGAGGTGGTCTATGCGCTGGAAATTCTCAGCGATCTCAAACTCAACACCAAGGTAAAAGCCTCGCAATACGACCCCATAGTGCCCAAGCATCATGTGATTGCACAAGATCCGGAGCCAGGTACCGAAATCAAACAGGGACGGGACGTGCGACTTGTCATTTCAAGAGGCGCCCAGGCCGTGGTGCTGCCCAATCTGACCGGCATGAGTGTGGCCCAGGCCCGCATCCTTCTGGCCGAAAACGATTTGGGCATCGGCCATTTGAGCCACACCAGCGATGCTATCAGACCCAAAGAAGAGATCCTGGCCCAATCCCCGCCCGGCGGCGCGACCCGGTTGCGAGGAAGCGACATTGACCTGCTGATCAGTGCCGGGCCGCCTCCAACGACGATCACTATGGCCGACTTGCAGGGGTTGACCTTGAACCAGGCCATCGCCGTTCTGGAGTCCCACCATCTGCTGACCGGCCAGATCCGCTACCTTAGGGACCCGTCCAAACCCGACGACATGGTGGTGGCCCATCATCCCAAGTCTGGATATCCAGTGAATACCGGCACCAGCGTCGATCTGTCGGTCAACCAGCAAAGCGGCTACGCCACTGGGGAACAACGGGATGGCGTCGTCCTCTTCCGGCATCGGGCGCCCAACGGTTTCTTGAGACAGCATGTCCGCATTATTGTCGTGCGTCTGCTGTCCACGATCGAGATGTTCAACGGATTCGTCCGCCCCGGACGCGACGTCTGGCTTTTAATACCGTACGATCAACCCATGACGATCCTGCGTTACGTGGATGATGAACTGGTGGAGACACAACGTTACCAGTGA
- a CDS encoding tetratricopeptide repeat protein, producing MPIKPPFPVDLCLRQCLWIVFSTCLTVSISCADAIVIDAEQQYRYAEKLYEEQQYRRAAEEFDRFTHFFPTHPDRRTAGFKAGTSLFQAGDSDTALRRFNQLTQVDPLDDIAVESFFMMTECHLYRKEHGRAILQMHNLIALSDHPQVKDRALARMGWIHVDQMEWEEARGAFRRMSAAARADTRMERLDSGLEQASRIPRKNPSLAGMLSVIPGAGQLYTERYEDALMAFLVNGALMWAAYESFDQDLNALGGLLSFVSLGFYASNIYGAMSGAHKYNLRQKQRYADQLRQDYLDGLPSDPLTQGRSGDRFILAFRIPF from the coding sequence ATGCCGATCAAGCCGCCATTTCCTGTCGATCTGTGCTTGAGGCAGTGCCTGTGGATCGTTTTCTCCACTTGCCTGACCGTGTCCATCTCGTGTGCCGATGCGATCGTGATCGACGCCGAGCAGCAATATCGTTATGCCGAAAAGCTTTACGAGGAGCAGCAGTATCGGCGCGCGGCCGAGGAATTTGACCGCTTCACCCACTTTTTCCCCACTCATCCCGACCGGCGCACAGCTGGGTTCAAAGCCGGCACATCTCTTTTCCAAGCGGGCGACAGCGACACAGCCTTGCGACGGTTCAATCAACTGACCCAGGTGGATCCGCTGGATGACATCGCCGTCGAATCCTTCTTCATGATGACCGAATGCCATCTTTATCGTAAGGAACATGGCCGCGCGATACTGCAGATGCACAACCTGATCGCGCTATCCGACCATCCCCAGGTGAAGGATCGTGCCTTGGCGCGAATGGGCTGGATTCATGTCGACCAGATGGAATGGGAAGAGGCCAGAGGGGCATTCCGCCGCATGTCGGCCGCAGCACGCGCGGACACCCGGATGGAACGATTGGACAGCGGCCTCGAACAGGCTTCCCGCATTCCCCGAAAAAACCCTTCGCTTGCCGGTATGCTCTCTGTTATTCCCGGTGCGGGTCAACTCTACACGGAACGATACGAAGACGCCCTTATGGCATTTTTGGTCAATGGCGCGCTGATGTGGGCCGCATATGAATCGTTCGACCAGGACCTCAATGCCCTCGGTGGGCTGCTGTCGTTTGTCAGTCTCGGATTCTACGCGAGCAATATCTACGGGGCCATGTCAGGTGCCCATAAGTACAATCTCCGGCAGAAGCAACGTTATGCCGACCAACTCCGGCAGGACTATCTGGATGGCCTTCCTTCTGACCCCTTAACGCAAGGCCGATCCGGCGACCGATTTATTCTGGCCTTTCGCATTCCTTTCTGA